A single window of Candidatus Eisenbacteria bacterium DNA harbors:
- a CDS encoding right-handed parallel beta-helix repeat-containing protein — protein MKRHLVLIAVFIIITAPAWGDTFTVPVPYPTIQSAVDAASSGDLILIDAGVYSDITHTVPPDTTRSVVIPISGITIRGAGAGLTIIDPLHQGRGIHCEGVTDVVIEDLTVTDAFAQVYAPGILIRNNSTATINNCDVSNNDDGGIIVYGFSTAYINDCTINENVAKQGGGLAVEEDSYAEVTGCELSRNISPSGGGLLIKARSTGIISFCEINENEIDFPNGSGGGINVITSDLTLLDSEVMNNTSDGTGGGIACRDESTLDLQRCRIHGNSTTAAYGPGGGLFADYSSLTMVDCLVTRNEVEGDGSEGGGLFCLLASPISITQCTFAANKIWEEEENFGGGIYLDFTSPTITKSIIANNDGYGIYCYNGSVPVVSCTDIYGNLDDNSICGTDAGDNFSLDPLFCDMPTDNFGIETTSPCAAGNHPNGGGACNGDRLGARDAGCTDSVEEGGVVTGLFLANRPNPFRTTTTVHFQLNKAGAVGLRIVDVTGRQVRSLVNRSLPAGMHTSVWDAKDDAGDPVASGVYFYLLTTNGETQTRRMVYAR, from the coding sequence ATGAAGAGACATTTGGTTTTAATAGCCGTCTTTATAATTATCACGGCTCCTGCCTGGGGCGATACGTTCACCGTACCGGTTCCGTATCCGACCATCCAGTCCGCTGTGGACGCTGCAAGCTCGGGCGATCTTATCCTGATTGATGCTGGAGTCTACAGCGATATAACACATACGGTTCCTCCGGACACGACCCGCTCTGTCGTCATCCCGATATCCGGGATTACGATTCGGGGCGCCGGCGCCGGACTGACAATCATCGATCCATTGCATCAGGGGCGCGGGATTCACTGTGAAGGCGTGACGGATGTGGTGATCGAAGACCTGACGGTGACCGATGCCTTTGCGCAGGTTTATGCTCCTGGGATTCTTATCAGGAATAATTCCACCGCAACGATAAATAATTGTGATGTTTCAAATAATGATGACGGCGGAATCATCGTCTACGGCTTTTCCACGGCGTATATTAACGACTGCACAATCAACGAGAATGTGGCGAAACAGGGGGGTGGTTTGGCTGTTGAAGAAGACAGCTATGCCGAGGTGACCGGGTGCGAGTTGAGCAGAAATATCTCACCGAGCGGCGGCGGCCTTCTTATTAAAGCGCGCTCCACGGGCATTATCAGCTTTTGCGAAATCAACGAGAACGAAATTGATTTCCCCAATGGAAGCGGCGGCGGCATTAATGTTATCACCAGCGACCTGACCCTTCTCGATTCCGAGGTTATGAACAACACCTCTGACGGCACCGGCGGCGGAATCGCCTGTCGCGATGAATCGACGCTGGATCTGCAGCGATGCCGTATTCATGGAAATTCCACGACCGCGGCCTATGGTCCCGGCGGCGGCCTCTTCGCCGATTACTCGTCGCTAACTATGGTTGATTGCCTTGTGACACGCAATGAAGTCGAGGGCGACGGCTCCGAGGGCGGTGGTCTTTTCTGCCTCCTGGCCAGCCCCATTTCGATCACGCAGTGTACATTCGCCGCGAACAAGATTTGGGAGGAAGAGGAAAATTTCGGCGGCGGGATCTATCTCGACTTCACATCGCCGACCATCACAAAATCGATTATCGCCAATAACGATGGATACGGTATCTACTGCTACAACGGCAGTGTCCCCGTTGTTTCCTGTACCGATATCTATGGCAACCTCGATGACAACAGTATCTGCGGCACCGATGCCGGCGACAACTTCTCGCTTGATCCTCTCTTTTGCGATATGCCAACCGACAATTTCGGTATCGAGACAACCTCTCCATGCGCCGCGGGGAACCATCCCAATGGCGGTGGGGCCTGCAACGGCGACCGTCTCGGCGCCCGTGATGCCGGCTGCACCGACAGCGTCGAAGAGGGCGGCGTCGTTACCGGGCTCTTCCTCGCGAACCGGCCAAATCCTTTTAGAACAACCACAACGGTTCACTTCCAGTTGAACAAGGCGGGTGCTGTCGGTCTGCGGATTGTCGATGTGACGGGCCGCCAGGTTCGCTCTCTCGTCAACCGGAGTTTACCGGCGGGGATGCATACCAGCGTCTGGGATGCAAAGGATGATGCGGGAGATCCCGTCGCCAGCGGCGTCTATTTCTATCTCCTCACCACCAACGGCGAAACGCAAACCCGGCGTATGGTTTACGCCCGATAG